The sequence below is a genomic window from Candidatus Rokuibacteriota bacterium.
CGATCTTCTGGACGGTCTTCTCCCCCCAGGAGCCCGCCTTCACCGTGTAGTCGTTAGCCATGACGCAGACGGTGCGCCCGCCGACCTTTCCCACGCCGGTGACGACACCGTCGGCCGGCGTCTCGGCCTCCTGGCTCCGGGCGAAGAGCCAGTCCTCCTCGAAGTCGGCCCCGGGGTCCAGCAGGAGCTTGAGGCGGTCCCGGAGGAAGAGCTTGCCTTCCTCCTTAAGCTTGTCCCGGTACTTGAGGTGGCCCTGCTCGATCCGGGCCCGCTCCTTCCAGTAGCGCTCCTCGCTCATGGGCGCTCGCAGGGGGGCTCCGCCCCCCTTCCGAACCTCCCTCCGTCGTTCGAGCGTGACGGGTTCGGCCATGCCGTGAGGCCGCGGGCACCCGGGGTACCCAGCGAAGTTGGGTCGGGCGGGTCGCGCCGCGCCCGAAGCATTGACAAACATCGGGCTGGTGCGACGGCTCTCATGGCTGGGACTGCGCGGTGATGGCGATGATCAGGACGCCGCCCTCGTACGGCGGACCCCCGACGAGGGCGGGCCGGTTGGGCGGGACGTCGGCCACGATGGAGACTTCCGAGGCGCCGCGGTTCAGGATCTTGATGTCCATCCGGACCACCGAGCCCTTCACGGCGGACGGCCTGAGCTCGAGCTCCCGGCCTCCGGGCAAGGCAAATCGTCGGGCGAGGCCGAGAGGGATCTGCGCCTGGATGAGATCGAGCTGCTCGTAGCTCTGGTAACCGAAGACCTGGCGAAGGCGGCTGACGTGGCGACGAAACGCTTCATCCTGCGCGCGTCCACCGGGGACGAACGCCTGCCCGCCCGGCGGCAGGGGCGCCGCGGGCGCGTTGGAGGCCCAGAGGATCCGCGCGCTCAGCGACACGGACGGCGCCTGGGCCCACGTCGGCGCGGCGCCCAGGCCGAACCAGAGGGCCAGCAGGAGCCCGAGCAAGGGCGTCAACAGGCTCCGCAGGCGCTTCCGCGCATTGTGAAGGCGCGACATCACCGTTCCGATCGGGCATCCCAGCGCGTCAGCGATCTCGC
It includes:
- a CDS encoding acyl-CoA carboxylase subunit beta, yielding MSEERYWKERARIEQGHLKYRDKLKEEGKLFLRDRLKLLLDPGADFEEDWLFARSQEAETPADGVVTGVGKVGGRTVCVMANDYTVKAGSWGEKTVQKI
- a CDS encoding sigma-70 family RNA polymerase sigma factor → MSSDESDLIARCRAGDLAAFEPLVEKYRQRVWRLAYRVLGDREEARDVAQEAFVRAYQSLGEFRGQSAFYTWLFRIVVNLATDRRRQHTARLRAFGGEPVAGQGWTRTAPDPGSPPDLEARRAQERERIARALDALPAHHRTIIILCDIEGLSYREIADALGCPIGTVMSRLHNARKRLRSLLTPLLGLLLALWFGLGAAPTWAQAPSVSLSARILWASNAPAAPLPPGGQAFVPGGRAQDEAFRRHVSRLRQVFGYQSYEQLDLIQAQIPLGLARRFALPGGRELELRPSAVKGSVVRMDIKILNRGASEVSIVADVPPNRPALVGGPPYEGGVLIIAITAQSQP